In a genomic window of Cherax quadricarinatus isolate ZL_2023a unplaced genomic scaffold, ASM3850222v1 Contig491, whole genome shotgun sequence:
- the LOC128700963 gene encoding mucin-2, whose product MVLCVSCELLLWFLPDTVSLKGDIDSVKGDTGSFKGDTGSFKGDTGSFKGDTGSFKGDTGSFKGDTGSFKGDTGSFKGDTGSFKGDTGSFMGDTLSLKGDTLSLKGESLSLKGDTFSLKGDTFSLKGDTLSLKGDTLSLKGDDFMDSISLQSTLSFTSLMTGRFPSTTSLNEQHTTPVKVYLRALRPDIEYKTMSLSTSTTCRQMIVLLLAKFRLRHRDPNLFYMTMEVVVRAPGGAAPARRLLVLDDHACPAELQQCRPRGEARFSVAVRRGGLLRVYDSVLMPGSQYKSLLVSYRTTAEQLVQLLLNCYSNKENPQHYILHEVNKNPYSDRPLRCDECPLVIQSDWPRASRANLSFVLRRNISYALSLKSRVSWRRSLDQSSTDTESEHEDHNTTINSLVSASSVSSALSTSSNGSLSSTTSGIFSSSSGVSSGALSDSSGFTPLSSPSKALQISITQKEIQISREPSLCSVTSEPPASSLSSRVPRTPPNTPVIHEPPLCPVTSEPPAFSLSSRVPHTPPNTPVIHEPPLCPVISEPPTSSLSSRVPHTPPNTPVIHEPPLCPVTSEPPAFSLSSRVPHTPPNTPVIHEPPLCPVTSEPPASSLSLRAPRTPPTPFPRTILNTSTSKSKSLPTLFIPETLRAAPEFCYQKNNSHFINPVSTKSSLSTVGSCASLMGSRVPTVGSRVPTVGSRVPTVGSRVPIVGSRVPTMSYCPSSTISFLSTTHFCISTSPTSYSATTSPHTSYSATTSPHTSYSATTSPHTSYSATTSPHTSYSATTSPHTSYSATTSPHTSYSATTSPHTSYSATTSPHTSYSTTTSPHTSYSTTTSPHTSYSTTTSPHTSYSTTTSPHTSYSATTSPHTSYSTTTSPHTSYSTTTSPHTYSTTTSPHTSYSTTTSPHISYSTTTSPHTSYSTITSPHTSYSTTTFPHAYYSTTTSPHTSYSTTTSPHTSYSTTTSPHTYSTTKSPHTSYSTTASPHTSYSTTTSPHTSYNTTTSPHTSYSTTTSPHTSYSTTTSPHTSYNTTTSPRTSYSTTTSPHTYSTTTSPHTSHTTTPSPHTTHTTTTSPHTSHTTTIFPQTSHTTTPSPHTSHTTTTSKHTSPTTTTSSHTSHTTTTSPHTSHTTTTSLHTTTTSPHTSHTTTTSPHTSHTTTTSPHTSHTTTTSPHTSHTSTTSPRTTTTSPRTTTTTPHTTTTSPHTTTTSPHTTTTSPHTTTTSPHTTTTSPHTSHSTTTSPHTSHTTKSSPHTTTASPHTTTISPHTTTTSPHTTTPSPHTSHTTTTSKHTSPTTTTSSHTSHTTTTSPNTSHTTTTSLHTTTTSPHTSHTSHTSHTTTTSPHTTTTSPHTTTTSLHTTTTSPHITTTSLHTTTTSLHTTTTSPHTSHTTTTSPHTSHTTTTSLHTTTTSLHTTTTSPHTSHTTTTSLHTTTTFPHTQQARPLPGRIKCCLNYNSTMYI is encoded by the exons atggtattgtgtgttagttgtgaattgttgttgtggttCCTCCCTGACACTGTGTCCCTCAAGGGTGACATTGACTCCGTCAAGGGTGATACTGGCTCCTTCAAGGGTGATACTGGCTCCTTCAAGGGTGATACTGGCTCCTTCAAGGGTGATACTGGCTCCTTCAAGGGTGATACTGGCTCCTTCAAGGGTGATACTGGCTCCTTCAAGGGTGATACTGGCTCCTTCAAGGGTGATACTGGCTCCTTCAAGGGTGATACTGGCTCCTTTATGGGTGACACTCTCTCCTTGAAGGGTGACACTCTCTCCCTGAAGGGTGAGTCTCTCTCCCTCAAGGGTGACACTTTCTCCCTCAAGGGTGACACTTTCTCCCTCAAGGGTGACACTCTCTCCCTCAAGGGTGACACTCTCTCCCTCAAGGGTGACGACTTCATGGACTCCATTAGTCTTCAGTCAACGTTGAGTTTCACCTCGTTGATGACTGGGAGGTTCCCCTCGACAACCTCACTTAACGAACAGCACACC ACGCCCGTGAAAGTCTACCTCAGAGCTCTACGTCCCGACATTGAGTACAAGACCATGAGTTTGTCTACATCTACGACGTGTCGACAGATGATTGTCCTACTGTTAGCCAAGTTTCGTCTACGTCATCGTGACCCCAACCTCTTCTACATGACTATGGAGGTGGTGGTTCGTGCCCCGGGGGGCGCTGCCCCCGCCAGACGTCTTCTGGTGCTGGACGACCATGCCTGTCCGGCTGAGCTTCAGCAGTGTCGACCCAGGGGTGAGGCACGCTTCAGTGTAGCTGTTAGACGGGGTGGTCTACTGAGAGTCTACGATTCTGTACTTATGCCTGGG TCGCAGTACAAGTCACTGTTGGTATCTTACCGTACAACAGCTGAACAACTGGTCCAGCTGTTGTTAAACTGCTACAGCAACAAGGAGAACCCCCAGCACTACATTCTACACGAGGTCAACAAGAACCCCTACAGCGATCGTCCTCTGAGGTGTGATGAATGTCCTCTGGTGATTCAGAGTGACTGGCCCAGAGCCTCCAGAGCCAACCTCTCCTTCGTCCTTCGAAGGAATATATCCTACGCTCTCAGTCTTAAGTCTAGA GTGTCATGGCGTCGAAGTCTCGATCAGTCGAGTACCGACACAGAGTCGGAACAtgaagaccacaacactaccattaaTAGTCTTGTCTCAGCTTCCAGTGTATCCTCAGCTCTCAGCACCTCCTCGAACGGAAGCTTATCCTCAACGACCAGTGGGATCTTCTCCTCCAGTAGTGGTGTGTCCTCTGGAGCTCTTAGTGATTCCTCGGGATTTACACCTTTGTCTTCACCTTCTAAGGCTCTTCAAATCAGTATTACCCAGAAAGAGATTCAGATCAGTCGTGAACCTTCTTTGTGTTCAGTCACATCTGaacctccagcctcttccttgaGTTCGAGAGTGCCTCGCACACCTCCAAACACTCCAGTCATTCATGAACCTCCTCTGTGTCCAGTCACATCTGaacctccagccttttccttgaGTTCGAgagtgcctcacacacctccaaacACTCCAGTCATTCATGAACCTCCTCTGTGTCCAGTCATATCTGAACCTCCAACCTCTTCCTTGAGTTCGAgagtgcctcacacacctccaaacACTCCAGTCATTCATGAACCTCCTCTGTGTCCAGTCACATCTGaacctccagccttttccttgaGTTCGAgagtgcctcacacacctccaaacACTCCAGTCATTCATGAACCTCCTCTGTGTCCAGTCACATCTGaacctccagcctcttccttgaGCTTGAGAGCGCCTCGCACACCTCCAACGCCATTCCCAAGAACGATACTTAACACCTCGACCTCCAAGAGCAAGTCCTTACCAACCCTGTTTATCCCTGAGACCTTAAGAGCGGCCCCAGAGTTCTGCTATCAGAAGAACAACAGTCATTTCATTAATCCTGTCTCCACAAAGTCGTCCCTATCTACTGTGGGTTCTTGTGCCTCACTCATGGGTTCTAGGGTACCTACCGTGGGTTCTAGGGTACCTACCGTGGGTTCTAGGGTACCTACCGTGGGTTCTAGGGTACCTATCGTGGGTTCTAGGGTACCTACCATGAGTTATTGTCCCTCCAGTACGATTTCATTTCTTTCCACAACACATTTCTGCATTTCTACATCTCCCACCTCCTACAGtgccacaacctctccacacacctcctacagtgccacaacctctccacacacctcctacagtgccacaacctctccacacacctcctacagtgccacaacctctccacacacctcctacagtgccacaacctctccacacacctcctacagtgccacaacctctccacacacctcctacagtgccacaacctctccacacacctcctacagtgccacaacctctccacacacctcctacagcaccacaacctctccacacacctcctacagcaccacaacctctccacacacctcctacagcaccacaacctctccacacacctcctacagcaccacaacctctccacacacctcctacagtgccacaacctctccacacacctcctacagcaccacaacctctccacacacctcctacagcaccacaacctctccacacaCCTACagcaccacaacctctccacacacctcctacagtaccacaacctctccacacaTCTCCTACAgcaccacaacctccccacacacctcctacAGCACcataacctccccacacacctcctacAGCACCACAACCTTTCCACACGCCTACTACagcaccacaacctctccacacacctcctacagcaccacaacctccccacacacctcctacagcaccacaacctctccacacaCCTACAGCACCACGAAATCCCCACACACCTCCTACAGCACCACAGCTTCCCCACACACCTCCTACAGCACCacaacttccccacacacctcctacaacaccacaacctccccacacacctcctacagcaccacaacctccccacacacctcctacAGCACCacaacttccccacacacctcctacaacaccacaacctccccacgCACCTCCTACAgcaccacaacctccccacacacctacagcaccacaacctccccacacacctcccacactactacaccctccccacacaccacccacaccactacaacctccccacacacctcccacaccaccacaatctTCCCAcaaacctcccacaccaccacaccctccccacacacctcccacaccaccacaacctccaaacacacctcccccaccactacaacatcctcacacacctcccacaccactacaacctccccacacacctcccacaccactacaacctccctacacaccaccacaacctccccacacacctcccacacaaccacaacctccccacacacctcccacaccaccacaacctccccacacacctcccacactactacaacctccccacacacctcccacacctccacaacctccccacgcaccaccacaacctccccacgcaccaccacaaccaccccacacaccaccacaacctccccacacaccaccacaacctccccacacaccaccacaacctccccacacaccaccacaacctccccacacaccaccacaacctccccacacacctcccactccactacaacctccccacacacctcccacaccaccaaaagctccccacacaccaccacagcttccccacacaccaccacaatctccccacacaccaccacaacctccccacacaccaccacaccctccccacacacctcccacaccaccacaacctccaaacacacctcccccaccactacaacctcctcacacacctcccacaccactacaacctcccccAACACCTCCCACACGACTACAACctcccttcacaccaccacaacctccccacacacctcccacacctcccacacctcccacaccaccacaacctccccacacaccaccacaacctccccacacaccaccacaacctccctacacaccaccacaacctccccacacatcaccacaacctccctacacaccaccacaacctccctacacaccaccacaacctccccacacacctcccacaccaccacaacctccccacacacctcacacaccaccacaacctccctacacaccaccacaacctccctacacaccaccacaacctccccacacacctcacacaccaccacaacctccctacacaccaccacaaccttcccacacacacaacaagctaGACCTCTACCTGGCAGAATCAAATGCTGTCTTAACTACAACTCAACGATGTATATATAA